One window from the genome of Pyrus communis chromosome 16, drPyrComm1.1, whole genome shotgun sequence encodes:
- the LOC137720667 gene encoding probable protein S-acyltransferase 15 isoform X1, protein MKFERFLSIPILMVFLLIGVVCYITVFIFIDDWAGLKSSAGSLNALVFIFLASLCLFSFFCCVLTDPGHVPASYVPDVEDSSVSDQESKKSGHCDKCSTYKPPRAHHCRVCRRCVLRMDHHCLWINNCVGYWNYKAFLMLVLYATLGCLYSTVIIIKCASQKDLEFSGRVSHKVFYVVSGIVMASLSLMLGTLLGWHFYLIAHNMTTIEYYAGIRAAWLAKKSGQSYRHPYNLSIYTNITSVLGPNVLKWLCPTSVGHLKDGLIFPTPRDSS, encoded by the exons ATGAAGTTCGAAAGGTTCCTGTCAATCCCAATCTTAATGGTGTTTCTGTTAATTGGTGTTGTGTGTTACATCACGGTTTTCATCTTCATCGACGATTGGGCTGGATTGAAGAGCTCCGCTGGTTCTCTGAACGCTCtggttttcattttcttggcaTCTCTCTGcctcttctcctttttttgCTGTGTTCTCACCGACCCAGGTCATGTTCCTGCTTCCTACGTCCCTGATGTTGAAGATAGTTCGGTCTCCGATCAAGAATCTAAGAAAAGT GGGCACTGTGACAAGTGTTCTACATACAAGCCTCCCAGGGCTCATCATTGTCGGGTCTGCCGAAGGTGTGTTTTAAGAATG GATCATCACTGCCTGTGGATCAATAACTGTGTTGGTTATTGGAACTACAAGGCATTTTTGATGCTTGTTTTATATGCAACACTAGGATGCTTGTACTCTACA GTGATCATTATAAAGTGTGCATCTCAAAAGGACTTAGAATTCAGTGGACGTGTTAGCCACAAGGTTTTTTAT GTTGTGTCTGGAATAGTGATGGCTTCCTTGAGCTTAATGCTTGGAACTCTTTTAGGTTGGCATTTCTACCTCATCGCCCATAATATGACAACTATAGAG TATTATGCAGGAATAAGGGCAGCATGGTTGGCTAAGAAATCTGGGCAGAGTTACAGACATCCGTACAATCTTAGTATCTACACAAACATCACTTCG GTCTTGGGTCCAAATGTGCTGAAATGGTTATGTCCTACATCAGTAGGGCATCTAAAAGATGGACTTATCTTCCCTACTCCGCGTGATAGTTCATGA
- the LOC137719744 gene encoding LOW QUALITY PROTEIN: uncharacterized protein (The sequence of the model RefSeq protein was modified relative to this genomic sequence to represent the inferred CDS: substituted 2 bases at 2 genomic stop codons): MSSDEDHNGGFLSFANRVVRLIFNGGTQIFCSEVELHILDPLEVVLSRDLQSGKVKVIQPGRPVPSPPSPKPNIPPYFRPKPSRGSSCYCICCCVFCAFLLIVIILAALAGGIFYLLFFQIPKFEPVSKPDGTHLNVQAVTSVEVRNPNLKLDIFYREGIEMYAILGDENDVGLALGSKLLKGFTHRHRNTTNFKMDMRVRNKVVDXTVGRRLAAXLKSKEIKVAVEGKTRMGYMIKGWRVGMKQINVLEKSHFEVNLLTDWAASARTGSLSGELLQLRALLPF; the protein is encoded by the exons ATGTCTTCAGATGAAGATCATAACGgtggctttctcagctttgCTAACAGGGTTGtccgtctcatcttcaatggcgggACGCAAATTTtttgcagtgaggtggagcttcacatcttggatccacttgaggtagttctttccagagacctccaaagcggtaaagtcaa GGTAATCCAACCGGGCCGGCCCGTACCCAGTCCGCCAAGCCCAAAGCCCAACATCCCCCCTTACTTCCGCCCAAAGCCCAGCCGGGGGAGTAGCTGCTACTGCATATGCTGCTGCGTCTTCTGCGCCTTCCTCCTCATTGTCATCATCCTCGCCGCCCTCGCCGGCGGCATCTTCTACCTCCTCTTCTTCCAAATCCCCAAATTTGAACCCGTCTCCAAACCCGACGGGACCCACCTCAACGTCCAGGCTGTCACCAGTGTCGAGGTGAGGAACCCCAACCTGAAACTCGACATCTTCTACCGCGAGGGGATCGAGATGTACGCGATCCTCGGGGATGAGAACGATGTAGGCTTGGCGTTGGGTTCAAAGCTGCTCAAAGGGTTCACGCATAGGCACCGGAACACGACGAATTTCAAGATGGATATGAGGGTGAGGAACAAAGTGGTGGATTAGACGGTGGGGCGGAGGCTGGCGGCGTAGTTGAAGAGTAAGGAGATAAAGGTAGCGGTGGAGGGAAAGACGAGGATGGGGTACATGATCAAAGGGTGGAGGGTTGGGATGAAGCAGATCAATGTAttagaaaaatcacattttgaaGTAAATTTGCTAACGGA TTGGGCCGCCAGCGCACGTACTGGTTCCTTATCTGGGGAGCTTCTACAGCTCCGGGCTCTTCTACCATTCTGA
- the LOC137719746 gene encoding uncharacterized protein, with product MPAARYINFTGEEAWSDYTKFEVEKAKSNGNEGLVHIRCCCNNKYWVMPACGYTQIVAGADEPDEDKSRFSCTLLEPIYAYDDSLPVHDARSTNYIGLRFRHVHSGKYVALVQNNPNDKYWGFIYSYRESPSQKFMDVFMVIDWESLGPVKLLPKHVAFKGRNGNYLSARLIDQQPHLLQFESNDIEDPSVGNEVFTNADGTVHIKSNSSGKFWRLSKDDWICADSDDFTDNDSDTLFWPIKVGDNVIALRSMRNNNFCKRFTISTITSSLNANAPTIDKEAYLEVEEVLPLWRDISGISLRLYRARIYNQHIVEMVVGEVINRTKESYPVEVKPSYTQTTRSNWKYSSVSSILKLPDVKSSTNTAIPIIADDNKVKIGFTGTAQFGVTETVTSSQKEVVYKVVLQAMTRVKVKYVAAEASFDVPFSYTQRDTLMSGETITSNIDDGVYTGVNAFDFKFDNTEEKL from the coding sequence ATGCCAGCTGCAAGGTATATCAATTTCACAGGAGAGGAAGCATGGAGCGATTACACAAAATTTGAAGTGGAGAAGGCAAAGAGTAATGGGAATGAAGGACTAGTGCACATTAGATGCTGCTGCAACAACAAATACTGGGTGATGCCTGCTTGTGGTTATACTCAGATTGTTGCTGGTGCTGATGAACCAGACGAAGACAAATCCAGGTTCTCGTGTACCTTGCTTGAACCTATCTACGCATATGACGATAGCCTCCCGGTTCATGATGCCAGAAGTACTAATTATATAGGACTCCGATTCCGCCATGTCCACAGTGGAAAGTACGTAGCATTGGTGCAAAACAATCCGAATGACAAATACTGGGGTTTCATATACTCGTATCGGGAATCACCTAGCCAGAAGTTTATGGATGTGTTCATGGTCATCGACTGGGAATCATTGGGGCCAGTCAAGTTACTTCCCAAGCATGTGGCGTTCAAAGGCCGTAATGGCAACTACCTCAGTGCCCGCTTGATCGACCAACAACCACATCTGCTGCAGTTCGAATCCAATGACATTGAAGATCCATCTGTGGGAAACGAGGTCTTCACCAACGCTGATGGAACTGTCCACATAAAGTCCAATTCCTCGGGGAAATTCTGGAGACTTTCCAAGGACGACTGGATATGTGCCGACTCAGATGACTTCACCGACAATGATTCCGATACCTTGTTTTGGCCGATCAAAGTAGGTGACAATGTCATTGCTCTCCGCAGCATGCGCAACAATAATTTCTGCAAGAGATTTACCATCAGCACAATTACTAGCAGTCTCAATGCAAATGCCCCCACTATTGACAAAGAGGCGTACCTTGAGGTGGAAGAGGTTCTCCCCTTATGGAGGGATAtcagtggtatttctcttcgcCTCTATCGTGCAAGGATCTACAACCAACACATTGTTGAAATGGTCGTGGGAGAGGTCATTAACCGTACCAAAGAATCTTACCCTGTAGAGGTGAAGCCTTCGTATACACAAACAACGAGAAGTAATTGGAAGTACTCTAGCGTCTCGTCAATTTTGAAGTTGCCTGATGTCAAAAGCAGTACCAATACCGCAATTCCAATAATTGCAGACGATAACAAGGTGAAGATTGGATTTACTGGAACAGCTCAATTTGGAGTAACTGAGACAGTCACAAGTAGTCAAAAGGAGGTTGTGTATAAAGTTGTTCTGCAAGCAATGACTAGGGTTAAGGTGAAGTATGTAGCAGCCGAGGCTTCATTTGATGTTCCCTTCTCCTACACCCAGCGCGATACTCTTATGAGCGGGGAAACAATTACTAGCAACATAGACGATGGTGTTTATACTGGTGTCAATGCCTTCGATTTCAAGTTCGACAACACAGAAGAAAAGCTTTGA
- the LOC137720667 gene encoding probable protein S-acyltransferase 15 isoform X2: MKFERFLSIPILMVFLLIGVVCYITVFIFIDDWAGLKSSAGSLNALVFIFLASLCLFSFFCCVLTDPGHVPASYVPDVEDSSVSDQESKKSGHCDKCSTYKPPRAHHCRVCRRCVLRMVIIIKCASQKDLEFSGRVSHKVFYVVSGIVMASLSLMLGTLLGWHFYLIAHNMTTIEYYAGIRAAWLAKKSGQSYRHPYNLSIYTNITSVLGPNVLKWLCPTSVGHLKDGLIFPTPRDSS, encoded by the exons ATGAAGTTCGAAAGGTTCCTGTCAATCCCAATCTTAATGGTGTTTCTGTTAATTGGTGTTGTGTGTTACATCACGGTTTTCATCTTCATCGACGATTGGGCTGGATTGAAGAGCTCCGCTGGTTCTCTGAACGCTCtggttttcattttcttggcaTCTCTCTGcctcttctcctttttttgCTGTGTTCTCACCGACCCAGGTCATGTTCCTGCTTCCTACGTCCCTGATGTTGAAGATAGTTCGGTCTCCGATCAAGAATCTAAGAAAAGT GGGCACTGTGACAAGTGTTCTACATACAAGCCTCCCAGGGCTCATCATTGTCGGGTCTGCCGAAGGTGTGTTTTAAGAATG GTGATCATTATAAAGTGTGCATCTCAAAAGGACTTAGAATTCAGTGGACGTGTTAGCCACAAGGTTTTTTAT GTTGTGTCTGGAATAGTGATGGCTTCCTTGAGCTTAATGCTTGGAACTCTTTTAGGTTGGCATTTCTACCTCATCGCCCATAATATGACAACTATAGAG TATTATGCAGGAATAAGGGCAGCATGGTTGGCTAAGAAATCTGGGCAGAGTTACAGACATCCGTACAATCTTAGTATCTACACAAACATCACTTCG GTCTTGGGTCCAAATGTGCTGAAATGGTTATGTCCTACATCAGTAGGGCATCTAAAAGATGGACTTATCTTCCCTACTCCGCGTGATAGTTCATGA
- the LOC137719745 gene encoding uncharacterized protein, translating into MSTLPRFVVLKSNHNNNYLRFNIVDADENLKRIMPAARSTISIVLRFRHVHNGKYVALVQNDPNDRYWGFIYTYGESPSQKFVDVFIVMDWESLVPVKLLPKHVAFKGRNGHYLSARLIDQQPHLLYFESNDIEDPSVGNEVFTNADGTPIKVGDNVIALRSMRNNKFRKRNTTSTITSSLNANAPTIDKEAYLEVEEWHFSSPLSCKDLQPTHGGNGRGEAVRTKESYPVEAKLSYTQTTRNDNKVKIGFPGAVQFGETETLREVVYKVVLQAMTRVKVKYVAAEASFDVPFSDTQRDTPMSGEILSSNIDDGVYTGVNTFDFKCHSTEEKL; encoded by the exons ATGTCAACGTTGCCGAGGTTTGTGGTGCTCAAGTCGAACCACAATAACAATTATTTACGATTCAATATTGTTGATGCAGATGAGAATCTGAAGCGAATCATGCCAGCTGCAAG AAGTACTATTTCTATAGTACTCCGATTCCGCCATGTCCACAATGGAAAGTACGTAGCATTGGTGCAAAACGATCCGAATGACAGATACTGGGGTTTCATATACACGTATGGGGAATCGCCTAGCCAGAAGTTTGTGGATGTGTTCATAGTCATGGACTGGGAATCGTTGGTGCCAGTCAAGTTACTTCCCAAGCATGTGGCATTCAAAGGCCGTAATGGCCACTACCTCAGTGCCCGCTTGATCGACCAACAACCACATCTGCTGTATTTCGAATCCAATGACATTGAAGATCCATCTGTGGGGAACGAGGTCTTTACCAACGCTGATGGAACT CCGATCAAAGTAGGCGACAATGTCATTGCTCTCCGCAGCATGCGCAACAATAAGTTCCGCAAGAGAAATACCACCAGCACAATTACAAGCAGTCTCAATGCAAATGCCCCCACCATTGACAAAGAGGCGTACCTTGAGGTGGAAGAG TGGCATTTCTCTTCGCCTCTATCGTGCAAGGATCTACAACCAACACACGGTGGAAATGGCCGTGGTGAGGCCGTCCGTACGAAAGAATCTTACCCTGTAGAAGCGAAGCTTTCGTATACACAAACAACGAGAA ACGATAACAAGGTAAAGATTGGATTTCCTGGAGCAGTTCAATTTGGAGAAACTGAGACTCTAAGGGAGGTTGTGTATAAAGTTGTTCTGCAAGCAATGACTAGGGTGAAGGTGAAGTATGTAGCGGCCGAGGCTTCATTTGATGTTCCCTTCTCCGACACCCAGCGGGACACTCCTATGAGCGGGGAAATACTTAGCAGCAACATCGACGATGGCGTTTATACCGGTGTCAATACCTTCGATTTCAAGTGTCACAGCACAGAAGAAAAGCTTTGA